A stretch of the Theropithecus gelada isolate Dixy chromosome 7a, Tgel_1.0, whole genome shotgun sequence genome encodes the following:
- the CPLX3 gene encoding complexin-3, with protein sequence MAFMVKTMVGGQLKNLTGSLGGGEDKGDGDKSAAEAQGMSREEYEEYQKQLVEEKMERDAQFTQRKAERATLRSHFRDKYRLPKNETDESQIQMAGGDVELPRELAKMIEEDTEEEEEKASVLGQLASLPGLDLGSLKDKAQATLGDLKQSAEKCHVM encoded by the exons ATGGCGTTTATGGTGAAGACCATGGTGGGCGGCCAGCTGAAGAACCTCACTGGGAGCCTGGGAGGCGGCGAGGACAAGGGGGATGGGGACAAGTCGGCAGCCGAAGCTCAGGGCATGAGCCGGGAGGAGTACGAGGAGTATCAGAAGCAACTGGTGGAAGAGAA GATGGAGCGGGATGCACAGTTCACACAGAGGAAGGCAGAGCGGGCCACACTGCGGAGCCACTTCCGAGACAAATACCGGCTACCCAAG AACGAGACAGATGAGAGCCAGATCCAGATGGCAGGTGGAGACGTGGAGCTGCCCCGGGAGTTGGCCAAGATGATCGAGGaggacacagaggaggaggaggagaaggcctCAGTCCTTGGGCAGCTGGCCAGCCTTCCTGGCTTGGACCTGGGCTCACTCAAGGACAAGGCCCAGGCCACACTGGGGGACCTCAAGCAATCAGCTGAGAAGTGTCACGTAATGTGA